TGAAGAACTCAGAAGAATCTATAATGAAGCCTAGTAGTAGGCTGACGAAATAAAATAGGTGTACCTAAAGTGAATGTTCACTTTAGGTACACCTATTTTATTCTAGAATCAATTTATTTAACTACAGACCAAACGGCTGCGTTACCTGGTTTTTCTCCTTGTGTCCACCATTTAGCTTGATACGTTACTTTATTAAAAGTAACTTTATCGCCACTGTTGTATACCATTGAAGTATTCCATTCAGTCACGACATTTGGGGTCATAAGTTTCCAAACTCCAGAAGCGCTTGGTTTATCTCCCTTAGTCCACCACTGTGCTTTGTACTCTAAACCGTTGTAACGAACTACTTCTCCGCCAACATACGTTTTATTTTGTTCCCAATTTGTTTCGGGTGTTCCTTCGGCTTCTTTAGTTGTGATTGTTAATTTTGCACTTGCATCAGATTTATTTCCGGCAGCATCAACAGCCACAATTTGGTATACATAAGCAGTTGCAGGAGTTAAATCTTTATCTGTATACATTAACTCTTTTGTATTGCCAACAACTGAGCCATTACGAAGCACTAGATAGTGACTTACGCCAACGTTATCAGTTGCAGCAGTCCAATGAATCATAGTTGAAGTATCAGTTGTCATATGAGGAATTAAACCACCAGGAATAGTTGGTTTTTCTGTATCAACAACAGGTTTTACAGGTGTTTTAACAGCTAAGTTAGCACTTAAGGCAGATTTATTTCCAGCAGCATCTAACGCACGAATTTGATAGTTATAGTTTGTGTTAGGGGCCACAGTTGTATCTGAGAATGTTAAGCCTTTAGTTTCACCAATAACTTTTCCATCGCGTAAGATTTCATAGTTTGTAACGGCTACATTATCAGTTGCAGCATCCCAAGCTAAACTAACCTGGTTAAAAGCTGTGTGAGTTGCAGCTAGTTTTTGTGGAGTAGTTGGAGCTTCTTTATCTTCAACAATTTCGCCACTGCCTTTAACGTTAACATCCATTACTTGATAGAAAGCATTGGCTGTATCATAGATATCCCAAACAGCAACAATTACATGATAACCTGAACGATCTGTAGGGATATTTACTTCTTGTGTCATTAGTTCATTTGGTTTTGCACCATTATCCAATTTAGTTGTGATTTTTTCTAAAGAGTCACGTTTCAATGGCTCATTTGGATTCCAACCTTGTTTTGTCATGAAATAAGTCCATTTTTCGGTACGATGTTGTGCAGTTAAAAACCAAGTAACATTTAATTTACCGGTTGTAATATCAGATTTATGCCATCTGTTTTGATTTTGTTCATCTAATGGAGAAAAGGCTGCTAAGTCTCCACTAGCAATTTTTCCATCTTTAGGGCTGTTTGTAGCATTTGGAAAGCCCTTAGGCGCCTCAATACTTTGCGGCTCCCATTGTGCTTGTCCTACATTTGTATTTAAGCCGATTTTATTTGTTCCTTTATATGCACGACTTTCTGGTTGTATTACGTAACCGTGTGCTGATGCTTGTTGTGCAAACGTCATTAGACCTGCTCCAACAGCAGCTATAATGAGTAAAGATTTTGTCATTTTCATTTTGTTGCCTCCAATAATTCATTTTCCTTACTTAATCAACTATAGAGGATAAAGGTTATGTTGTTTTCTTTTATATTTTACAAGTGTGTAAAATTTAGCGTAAAAAAATGATTTTTTGGCATATAAATGTGAAAATTGTCCTATAAAATGTCTAAATTGTGTCTAAATATATATAGTTGTCGTTATGTATAAAGACGAAGCAATAAAAAAACTGAAGATAAAGTCAGAAATTGGACTTTATCTTCAGTTCAAGCAGAAAAGAATTAGTTTGTTTCGGTTAAATAGCTTAATGCTAATTTTTTATAAATCTCAATAGATTGTAAATAGGCCTCAATTTCAACATATTCATTTGGTTGATGAGCCATTTCTCCAATCCCAGGTCCTAAAATAACAATAGGATATTTTTTCTTGGCTTTCGTAAATTGTGAGCCATCTGTATAACCTGGCCCACCAAAGGGTTTAATTTGATTACCAGTCACACTTTCAACTGTGGAATAAACAAGTTCAACAAAAGCATCATCTTTTTCTGTCCGGACAGACTCTAAATCATTAATGACCTCTATAGTAGCATTTAAATTTGGAATCGTTTCTTGTAACTCCGTAATCATGGTTTGAACATCTTTTAAAATAAGTTGATGATCTTGTTTGGCAATTGTGCGGATATCAATTTCAACGGTGCAAGTATCAGGGATAACGTTGGTACCATTGCCACCATGAATTACATCAATACTTGATGTTGAAGCACCAACCAGTTCATCCACTTCTAAAGAGAAGTCGAATTTTTCTTGGAAACGAGTTAATAATTTTAACATATGTTCAACAGCATTGATTCCTTCGCTGGGCATTGAACCGTGAGCGGTTTTTCCCAAAGTCGTAATTCGTAACCACAAAGCCCCTTTATGAGCAATCACAATTAAATTATTTGTTGGTTCACCAATAACTAGTGCATCTAAATCAGAACCATAACCTAATTCAACTAATTGACCGGCTCCGATTGCAGAAGTTTCTTCTCCGACTGTTGCTAGCAATTGAATTTCACCAGCAAAAGGTAGTCCTTGCTCTTTTAATTCAATCATTGCGACAACTTGCGCGGCTAAACCAGCCTTCATATCACTTGAACCGCGTGCATAGATTTTTCCATCTTCTTCAGTTGCACTGAAAGGAGGATATTTCCAAGGGATTTCTCCTACTGGAACGACATCCATGTGCCCAGTAAAGCCTAGTTTTTTACTATTTTGTTGTTGCTTGCCTTTAAGAGAGACGATTAATTGATTACGACCTTTGGCATATTCAACCTGCTCTGAGGCAATACCATATCTGTCTAGAGCGGTTGTTAAGTAGTCTGCGACAGCTTTTTCATTGCCATTTGTTGAATCAATTTTTAGTATATCTTTTAGTAAGGTAATTGCTTCTTTTTTATCCATTTTGTTTGCTCCTTTGGTTTATTTTTTTTATCTATCTATAAGTATATACCTTTAAAAAAAGGAGTCAATGAAGAGTAAAAAAAGTAACAAGTTAAATAAAGCGCATAATTTAGGAAGTAGAATCTAAGCTTTTCGCTAATTTCCCTAAAGTAATAGGGTTTTGTTTGAAATTATTTTGTGTGGTTACTCACAAAATATAACGAGTGTTAAAAATAATGATAAAAAACGTTATTTTTAATAGTTGAGTGCTTTTTTATATGCTATACTAAATAAGTATCACGAGCAAGTACATACTTGTTTGAAGGTTTTTATTAATTCAAAAAAGGATTTGGGGGAGAAAGATGGAGTTTTTATTTACATTATTTATTATTTTAGTTTTAACGAAAGTAGCAGGTCATTTTTGTTCAAGAATGGGCATACCATCTGTAGTTGGAGATCTACTGATTGGTATTATTATTGGGCCAGCACTATTAGGTTGGGTATTGCCTACAACATTTTTGTTAGATTTTGCGGAAATTGGAGTCATTTTATTAATGTTTATGGCAGGTTTAGAAAGTGATTTAGGCATTTTAAAGAAATATATGAAGCCATCTATTATTGTCGCAACATCAAGTGTTTTCGTTCCAATTACACTATGTTTTGCAATTGGAATGCTGTGGGGATTTGTTCCTGAAAATGCACTGTTTTTAGGACTGTTGTTTGGTGCGACTTCATTAAGTATTTCAGTTCAAGTTTTAAAAGAATACAAAAAATTAGATAGTAAAGAAGGAGCAACAATTTTAGGGGCAGCAGTTTTAGATGATGTGTTAGTTGTTATTCTACTAAATATTGTGATTAGTATGTTTGATGAAAATAGTGCTACTTATCCATTATGGTTGCTATTAACGAAGAAAATTGTCTTCTTTATTATTATATTTATTGCCTACAAATGGCTTGTGCCAACGATCATGCGTTTATCTGAAAAAATGCTTTCTTCAGAAGCCGTGATTGCAGCAGGGATTAGCATCTGTTTACTATTTGCTTATTTTGCTGATTTTATGGGCATGGCAGCAATTATTGGTGCCTTTTTCGCAGGAATTGCAGTTGGACAAACAAAATCAAGAAAAATTATTGATGAAAAAATTGAAGCGGTTAGCTATGCATTGTTTGTTCCAGTCTTTTTTGTTAGTATCGGTTTAAATATGACCTTTGTTGGAATTAATGAGCACATCACGTTTATTTTAGTCTTAACGCTGATAGCTGTCCTTTCTAAGCTGATTGGTGGAGGATTAGGAGCTAAGTTAAGTGGATTTAGTTGGTCATCGGCAACGATTATTGGAGCTGGTTTAGTTTCTCGAGGTGAAATGGCTTTAATCATTAGTAAGCTTGGATTGGATTCAAGTTTGCTAAGTAATGAGTATTATTCATCTATTATTATGGTCATTATTTTAACTACAATTATTGCGCCATTCTTCTTGAAATACACCATTATTCAACAAAATAAAAATTAATGAGATAGTGGGAGAAGCTCCTTGTATACCATTAGTTCTTATTTGAGGGTAGATAAAAGGTGCCACATTGCTAGAAAAATCAGCAATGTGGCACTTTTATTTTGAGTTAGTTAATGAGTGAGAGAGCGATTAAAATAAGTAAGGTAGCCACTATAATACCGATAATCCAATTCTCATATTTTACGATGGCTTTGTTGCTTGTAGGGATATCTTTAACACTATCTTCTAGTATTGTTATCAGAGGATAAGTTTTTTTTAACTGATTTTTATAGGGTAAAGAATAGCGTGTGAGAAAAATAGTAGCATTTTCCGGATTTTCTGCCAATAAATCACGAAGTTCCCCGTAAGAAACGATTTTCCATTGAATTTCTGGTTTTGATTCTGCAGCTTTTGTCAGCACTATTTCAGCCTCATTCGCTTCATCGAGCATTGACACTTGTGAGCTTAATTGAAAATCAACCCGCTCCATAGATTTTAAAATATAACCATTCATGAAATTTTCCTCCTTATATAAAAAGTTCGTTGAGCCGTTTAGACCTAGTAAAGTTGAAAGCTTTTTTAGTAAATTGTCTACTTTATAATTTAGTTAGTAAAACTTTTTATTGTATTTAAAGCAAATAATAAGATAATTAAAAAAGCAAAAAGATAAATCAGTCTTTCAGATTTCCCCTTATGTTTATAGACATTCAGTAGGTACATTCCTAAAGTAATTAAACAAATAAAGCCATAAATGATTAGTACAGCATTAGCAGGAAATTTAAATAAGATGGTAACCGTGATAGTGAGAATGGATACAAGTAGAATTGAAAGAGTTGTTAATTTTGCTTTTTTCTCCATTTTTTTATTAGAAATCATGTTAAATCCTCCTTTTTTGAAAGCGGTATCTTATGTAGTTGTTTTAATTATACCGATAGTTATTTAAAGTGTAAAGTCTATCAGAAAATGTTTCACCCTATTTTTCTTATATTGAATTTGGATAAATGGTTCGCTATACTAAGAGATAGAGATATATTTTTTATTTGTTCGAGGGAATACTAAAATAGAGAATTAAGCTGATAATAGAAGGAGGAATTTAAATTGACTGAATTAAAAACATTAGTAAATTTTCGTGATTTAGGAGGATACAGTACTGGAGATGGTCGAGTTCTGCAACCTAAGCGTCTTTTGCGTTCAGGTGAAGTGGTTGGGTTGAGTAATCAGGATGCAAACATTTTAACAACTAACTTTAAATTAGAACATATCATTGATTTACGCAGTGCCGAAGAAATTTCAGAGAAGCCAGATGACTCATTAGAGAATGTTGCCTATACAAATATAGACATTATGAAAAAAGAAGAAGATAATGTAGCTAGTGAAAAAGGAATGCTACATAATTTAAATCCAGATGCGTCAATTACTCGAATGCACGATCTTTATAAAGATATGGTGATTAATGATTATGCAATTAAGGGCTACCAAGAATTTGTGAACTTATCGATTGAAAATGAGCAAGGCTCAATTCTATTTCATTGTTTCGCTGGAAAAGATAGAACGGGTATGGGAGCTGCTATTTTGTTGGGAATATTAGGTGTTAGTCGACAAGATATTATGCAAGATTACCTTAAAACAAATATCCAACGTGTGGCAGCAAATCAACTTATTTTAGCTGAAGCGAAAGAAAAAGGTTTAAATGACTCACAACTAGAAGGACTTAATAATTTGATGAGTGTCAAACAAGATTATCTTGAATTTGCTTGGCGTACAATCGATCAAGAATTTGGTTCATTTCAAGAATATATCTTAAATGGGCTGAAAGTTTCTCCAAGTGACCAAGCTGCGCTAAAACATAACTATTTAGATTAATAAAGATAAAGAGACCCATTTTTTGTGGGTCTTTTTTAATGCTTTAAATTTGCCTAGTTGATTCTTTTTGACTAAACTAAAGAAAGAAGTGAATGGAGGAATTAAGATGAAAGGAAAAGTTAAAATAGGAATGTTAATCATTGTTGGTATAGTTATTTTAATGGGCTGTTATCATAAAAAATCCGATTATTCTTCTGAATCAAATGTGAAACTTGAATCAAATCAAACACCTGCAATTTATCCGGAAAATCAAGAGCAGGCGAATGTACTTAAAGACTTTCCGGATTTATTTAAGGCGGCTGTAGAATCAAATGAGTCAGTTAAAGATATAGGGATGTATGTAATTCCTGGTTTATTGAATACAACATCAGTTACGAGTAATGAAGCGAATACGATTGTTGATTGCAAGTCTATGACACCTCAAGGAGTGACAGTTGTTGAAGGCTATGTGTTGATTTCAGCTTATTGTCATGACCATGAACACAATTCTGTTCTTTTTGTATTAGATAAAGACAGTCATAAGTACTTAAAAACAATTGTGTTGCAAGACCAACCTCACGCTGGAGGAGTCACCTATGATCCTAAGGGGAAAAATATTTGGGTTTGTGGGCGTTATGAAGACAAGGCTGAAATTGTAGCCATTTCATTAGCTAATTTAGAAAAATATGATTTAAATCAGAAAGTTCAACCAATCGAGTATTCTCAGCGTGTAGAATTGCCACAACTAAAACGAGCATCTGTTATTACTTATTGGAATCAAGCTATTTATGTGGGATATTTTGCTGATCATGAAGAAGGTCGATTAGAAACATACCCTGTGGATGAAGGTGGAAAGATGGCTGGAAAGTTAACGAAAGAGCAACGAATCCGGACGACAATTGATTTAGATAAAAGTAATGAGAAGGATACGGTTGTAAGAGAGCTACAAGGAATTACTTTTTTTAAGAACCAATTTTTTATTACTCAATCCTATGGCGCTTTGGAAGATTCTAAATTACTGAGATTCACTTATGATGCAGAAAAGGAAGTTTTTTTGGATAGTGATGTTAGTAAAATAAGTGATTTTCCAGCTCATGCTGAACAGATTTCAACGTATCAAAATGAATTGTTTATTATATTTGAATCTGCAGCTAAACCTTATCGAGGCATTGAAAAGGTTTGGGTTGATCGTGTTCTCAGTGCCGATTTAAATAAGTTGATGGATTAAAAGATAGTTTAAAATTAAATGCTACAAAAGAAGGGGAAGTGACTGAAGATGAAAAAACCAAGAATTTTTACAATGTCCTTTGCAAGTGTATATCCACTTTATATTAAAAAGGCGGAGAAAAAAGAGCGGACAAAAGCTGAAGTAGATGAAATTATTTTCTGGTTAACCGGATATAATCAAGAAAGTTTACAGGAGCAAGTGGATAAGGAAGTCGATTTTGAAACATTTTTTGATGAAGCTCCACAAATGAATGAGAATGTTTCGTTGATTAAAGGCGTTATCTGTGGGTATCGTGTTGAAGAGATTGAAGATGAATTGATGCAAAAAATTCGTTACCTTGATAAATTGATTGATGAACTAGCGAAAGGTAAGAAAATGGAAAAAATTTTAAGAACTTAAAAATCAGAAAGCCACTTGAAATGCTATTTTGAGTGGCTTTTTTGTCTCTTTAAAAGTGAAATTAGAAGTAAATGATGTAGCGCCTAAAACTTATCCTTGACATAAATCGATTACAGATGTAAACTGTTGTTAGTTGGTCGTTTACATTCGTAATCCAAAGAATCAAAAATAGATACTAAAAAGGGAGCGGTTAAAATGAAAAATACATTTAAAATTACAGGGATGACATGTGCTCATTGTGTAGCCAAGGTTGAAAAAGGTATCCAAGAATTAGCGGGTGTAGATAAAGTTAAAGTGCATTTAAAAAAAGGAACGGCGACGGTTACTTATCAAGAGGAACAATTATCTAATGAAACAATTAGTCAAAAAATTGCTGAAGTAGGCTATCAAGCCGAGGTGGTTTAAAATGGAAAATACACAAAAAAAGCAAACAACGATGGAAACTTTAGCAATTACAGGAATGACCTGTGCGAATTGTTCACAAACAATTGAAAAAACATTAAATAAAGAATCTGGGATTACATTAGCTAACGTCAATTTAGCAACAGAAAAAGCCACAGTTACCTATAATCCTGCAGAAACAACATTACCAAAAATTATTAAAAGTATTGAAGCTGCAGGGTATGGAGCAATTGTCTACGATGAAGAGCACCAAAAAGAAGTGGCTGCGTTAAAAGAGAAGAAGAGTCAAAGATTAAAAATTGATTTTATAGTTAGTGCTATTTTAAGTGCTCCAATGGTTATCTCAATGATTTTTATGTTGGTAGGGTGGCATAATCCGATTACAGGTTTCTTTGAAATTCCGGTTGTTCAGTTTATTCTAGCTACACCTGTTCAATTTATTATTGGTTGGCGTTTTTATAAAGGAGCATACAAAGCGATTAAAGCGGCTTCTCCTAATATGGATGTTTTAGTTGCAATGGGAACAACGGCTGCATATGCTTTGAGTATTTATAATGCTTTTATTGCTAACCGTCCCCATGATTTGTATTTTGAAAGTAGTGCTGTGATTATTACGCTGATTCTACTTGGAAAATATTTAGAGCACAATGCTAAAAATAGAACAGGATCTGCTATCAAACAATTAATGGCGTTGCAAGCTAAAACGGCTGTCGTTATTCGAGATGGTGAAGAAATTACAGTACCTATTGAGTCTGTTCAGTTATATGATTTGATTCGAATTAAACCAGGTGAACAGATTCCAGTAGATGGTAAGATTATTGAAGGAACAACTTCGTTAGATGAAAGTATGCTGACAGGGGAAAGTTTACCGGTAGAAAAAACAGTCGATGATACTGTTTTTGGCGGGACTGTAAACACGAATGGAACGTTAGTCCTTCAAGCGACTAAAATTGGAAGCGAGACAGCTTTATCGCAAATTATTCGAATGGTGGAAGAAGCGCAAGGCAGTAAAGCGCCGATTCAACAAATTGCCGATCGAATTTCAGCAATATTCGTACCAATTGTGTTAGTCGTTGCTTTAGGTACTCTGATTGTTACCGGTTGGTTAACGGGTGATTGGGAATTGGCTTTGATTCATAGTGTGGCTGTTTTAGTTATTGCTTGTCCTTGTGCGCTAGGCTTAGCAACACCAACTGCGATTATGGTGGGAACCGGCTTAGGAGCAAAAAATGGAATTTTGATTAAAGGTGGCGAAGCTTTAGAAGGAGCTGCTAAAATTCAGGCCATTATTTTAGATAAAACTGGAACTATTACTAAAGGAAAACCAGAAGTAACTGATTATGAAGTGCTACCAGGTGAAAATTCTGAGGAACTATTAAGTTTTATTATGGCTTTAGAGAAAAATTCGGAACATCCTCTGGGTAAAGCTATTTATAACTATGGCAAGAAAAAATTGAATGGTGAAGAGCAGACTGTTGAGAACTTCAAAGCGTTGGTTGGATCTGGAATTTCTGGTGATATTAAAGGCGAAACTATGTACATGGGTGCGAAACGTTTAATGGATGAAAATCATAGTGATTATTCGCATTTTTCTGAAAAAATTACAGCATTAGAAGGTAGCGGGAAAACGGCTATGCTTTTTGCAAAAGGTGATCAATGTGTGGCTATGATTGCAGTGGCAGATCAAATTAAAGAAACATCTAAAGAAGCAATTCAAAAATTAAAACAAATGAACGTCGAAGTCTATATGTTGACTGGGGACAATCGTCTGACTGCTGAGAGTATCGGAAGCGAAGTTGGAATTGATGCTGCACATATTTTTGCAGAAGTATTGCCTGCAGATAAGGCAAATCATGTCGTATCTCTTCAAGAAAAAGGTTTATCTGTTGCAATGGTAGGGGATGGAATTAATGATGCTCCTGCTTTGGCAACTGCAAATGTTGGTTTAGCGATGGGAACAGGAACAGATATTGCCATGGAAGCAGCAGATATTACCTTAATGAATGGCGATTTAAATAATATTCCTAAAACGATTCATTTATCAAAAGTTACATTGCGAAAAATTAAACAGAATTTATTCTGGGCGTTTATTTACAATACAATTGGAATACCATTTGCCGCTATTGGCTTATTAAACCCAATCGTTGCTGGAGGCGCAATGGCCTTTAGTTCGGTTAGTGTATTGTTAAATTCTTTAGCTTTAAATCGTACGAAAGTTTAAGTTACTGATTTTAAATTAATAAAAATAAAACTTATAAAACAGCATGAAATCCATTCTTAAAAAGAGTGATTTCATGTTGTTTTTGTTTTACTATTAGGGCTCATTTACTGAAGTAAATGTAGTAACAAGTTTGAAAATGAATCAAAAGCGTAGCTAGTGCAATACTTTGTTTTTATAAAACCTTAGTGATATACTTTGATGTATAGAGTTAGCGGATTCATAATACTAGTTCACACTAATGAAAAGGATGATGGCAATGAAACAGATACAATTATTAGTTGATATTTTAGTACGAGCTCAGGAACGTTTTGAAGATACTCTTAGTCAGATGACTTTAGATGAAGCCAATACAGTTCCAACTCCTTTGATTAAGTCGGTTACTTGGTTAATGTGGCATACTGCACGAGAACTTGATTATCAAATTTCTGAATTAAATAAGAGTCAGCCATTGTGGTTGAATGATGGCTGGACAGAAAAATTTGGATTGGATTTACCTGATGATACTGAAGATTGGCATCACACTCCAG
This Carnobacterium maltaromaticum DSM 20342 DNA region includes the following protein-coding sequences:
- a CDS encoding lytic polysaccharide monooxygenase, whose product is MKMTKSLLIIAAVGAGLMTFAQQASAHGYVIQPESRAYKGTNKIGLNTNVGQAQWEPQSIEAPKGFPNATNSPKDGKIASGDLAAFSPLDEQNQNRWHKSDITTGKLNVTWFLTAQHRTEKWTYFMTKQGWNPNEPLKRDSLEKITTKLDNGAKPNELMTQEVNIPTDRSGYHVIVAVWDIYDTANAFYQVMDVNVKGSGEIVEDKEAPTTPQKLAATHTAFNQVSLAWDAATDNVAVTNYEILRDGKVIGETKGLTFSDTTVAPNTNYNYQIRALDAAGNKSALSANLAVKTPVKPVVDTEKPTIPGGLIPHMTTDTSTMIHWTAATDNVGVSHYLVLRNGSVVGNTKELMYTDKDLTPATAYVYQIVAVDAAGNKSDASAKLTITTKEAEGTPETNWEQNKTYVGGEVVRYNGLEYKAQWWTKGDKPSASGVWKLMTPNVVTEWNTSMVYNSGDKVTFNKVTYQAKWWTQGEKPGNAAVWSVVK
- a CDS encoding ArgE/DapE family deacylase — its product is MDKKEAITLLKDILKIDSTNGNEKAVADYLTTALDRYGIASEQVEYAKGRNQLIVSLKGKQQQNSKKLGFTGHMDVVPVGEIPWKYPPFSATEEDGKIYARGSSDMKAGLAAQVVAMIELKEQGLPFAGEIQLLATVGEETSAIGAGQLVELGYGSDLDALVIGEPTNNLIVIAHKGALWLRITTLGKTAHGSMPSEGINAVEHMLKLLTRFQEKFDFSLEVDELVGASTSSIDVIHGGNGTNVIPDTCTVEIDIRTIAKQDHQLILKDVQTMITELQETIPNLNATIEVINDLESVRTEKDDAFVELVYSTVESVTGNQIKPFGGPGYTDGSQFTKAKKKYPIVILGPGIGEMAHQPNEYVEIEAYLQSIEIYKKLALSYLTETN
- a CDS encoding cation:proton antiporter, whose translation is MEFLFTLFIILVLTKVAGHFCSRMGIPSVVGDLLIGIIIGPALLGWVLPTTFLLDFAEIGVILLMFMAGLESDLGILKKYMKPSIIVATSSVFVPITLCFAIGMLWGFVPENALFLGLLFGATSLSISVQVLKEYKKLDSKEGATILGAAVLDDVLVVILLNIVISMFDENSATYPLWLLLTKKIVFFIIIFIAYKWLVPTIMRLSEKMLSSEAVIAAGISICLLFAYFADFMGMAAIIGAFFAGIAVGQTKSRKIIDEKIEAVSYALFVPVFFVSIGLNMTFVGINEHITFILVLTLIAVLSKLIGGGLGAKLSGFSWSSATIIGAGLVSRGEMALIISKLGLDSSLLSNEYYSSIIMVIILTTIIAPFFLKYTIIQQNKN
- a CDS encoding tyrosine-protein phosphatase; translated protein: MTELKTLVNFRDLGGYSTGDGRVLQPKRLLRSGEVVGLSNQDANILTTNFKLEHIIDLRSAEEISEKPDDSLENVAYTNIDIMKKEEDNVASEKGMLHNLNPDASITRMHDLYKDMVINDYAIKGYQEFVNLSIENEQGSILFHCFAGKDRTGMGAAILLGILGVSRQDIMQDYLKTNIQRVAANQLILAEAKEKGLNDSQLEGLNNLMSVKQDYLEFAWRTIDQEFGSFQEYILNGLKVSPSDQAALKHNYLD
- a CDS encoding YncE family protein, producing the protein MKGKVKIGMLIIVGIVILMGCYHKKSDYSSESNVKLESNQTPAIYPENQEQANVLKDFPDLFKAAVESNESVKDIGMYVIPGLLNTTSVTSNEANTIVDCKSMTPQGVTVVEGYVLISAYCHDHEHNSVLFVLDKDSHKYLKTIVLQDQPHAGGVTYDPKGKNIWVCGRYEDKAEIVAISLANLEKYDLNQKVQPIEYSQRVELPQLKRASVITYWNQAIYVGYFADHEEGRLETYPVDEGGKMAGKLTKEQRIRTTIDLDKSNEKDTVVRELQGITFFKNQFFITQSYGALEDSKLLRFTYDAEKEVFLDSDVSKISDFPAHAEQISTYQNELFIIFESAAKPYRGIEKVWVDRVLSADLNKLMD
- a CDS encoding DUF2200 domain-containing protein, producing the protein MKKPRIFTMSFASVYPLYIKKAEKKERTKAEVDEIIFWLTGYNQESLQEQVDKEVDFETFFDEAPQMNENVSLIKGVICGYRVEEIEDELMQKIRYLDKLIDELAKGKKMEKILRT
- the copZ gene encoding copper chaperone CopZ — encoded protein: MKNTFKITGMTCAHCVAKVEKGIQELAGVDKVKVHLKKGTATVTYQEEQLSNETISQKIAEVGYQAEVV
- a CDS encoding heavy metal translocating P-type ATPase, encoding MENTQKKQTTMETLAITGMTCANCSQTIEKTLNKESGITLANVNLATEKATVTYNPAETTLPKIIKSIEAAGYGAIVYDEEHQKEVAALKEKKSQRLKIDFIVSAILSAPMVISMIFMLVGWHNPITGFFEIPVVQFILATPVQFIIGWRFYKGAYKAIKAASPNMDVLVAMGTTAAYALSIYNAFIANRPHDLYFESSAVIITLILLGKYLEHNAKNRTGSAIKQLMALQAKTAVVIRDGEEITVPIESVQLYDLIRIKPGEQIPVDGKIIEGTTSLDESMLTGESLPVEKTVDDTVFGGTVNTNGTLVLQATKIGSETALSQIIRMVEEAQGSKAPIQQIADRISAIFVPIVLVVALGTLIVTGWLTGDWELALIHSVAVLVIACPCALGLATPTAIMVGTGLGAKNGILIKGGEALEGAAKIQAIILDKTGTITKGKPEVTDYEVLPGENSEELLSFIMALEKNSEHPLGKAIYNYGKKKLNGEEQTVENFKALVGSGISGDIKGETMYMGAKRLMDENHSDYSHFSEKITALEGSGKTAMLFAKGDQCVAMIAVADQIKETSKEAIQKLKQMNVEVYMLTGDNRLTAESIGSEVGIDAAHIFAEVLPADKANHVVSLQEKGLSVAMVGDGINDAPALATANVGLAMGTGTDIAMEAADITLMNGDLNNIPKTIHLSKVTLRKIKQNLFWAFIYNTIGIPFAAIGLLNPIVAGGAMAFSSVSVLLNSLALNRTKV
- a CDS encoding DinB family protein; translated protein: MKQIQLLVDILVRAQERFEDTLSQMTLDEANTVPTPLIKSVTWLMWHTARELDYQISELNKSQPLWLNDGWTEKFGLDLPDDTEDWHHTPEEAAKVLISDKKLLLDYLNASVVFTTSYLKTLNEESLGEIIDRNWTPTVTREIRLVSAIDDAVMHSGQAVYTRRLVIAK